ATGATCACTCTTATTTCATTTCCAATATAGAGGAGCTGGATCTCAGCTGGTTTAGTCCGAATGATAAAATTGGTATCTGCGGAGCTACTTCTACACCGATGTGGTTAATGGAACAGGTAAAAGCAAAACTGGAGTCTTTATAGTCAAAGACTTGTTCATCATTAAAAAGTAATTATTCAAACGCCGTTTTAAGGCACATTAAGCATAATAGTATATTTGTCGCAGAAACCGGCCCATATTGATATTTTGGGTTAGTTCTTTATGTAAACTATGGGAAAAAAGGGTATATTATTAGTGAATTTAGGAACTCCGGACAGCCCGGAAGTAAAAGATGTACGCAGATATCTGGATCAATTTTTAATGGATGAGCGTGTTATCGATATTAACAGACTGAACAGAACATTATTAGTAAAAGGAATAATAGTACCTTTCCGTAGTCCGAAAACGGCTAAATTATACAAAGAAATCTGGGATGAAAATGGTTCTCCTTTATTGTATTACAGTAAAATACAAGCAGCCCTGGTTCAGGAGCAGTTAGGACCTGAATATCATGTGGAATTAGCTATGCGTTACCAGAATCCATCCATTGAATCTGCTTTAGAAAGAATGAAGGCCGGATTGGTTGAAAGTATCCAGGTTATCCCGTTATTTCCTCAGTATGCATCTGCAAGTACCGGATCTGTCGTTCAGAAGGTGATGGAGATTGTTGGTAAATGGCAGACTATTCCTCCTATATCATTTGTGAGCTCTTTCCATGATAATGAGATGATGATCAGTACTTTTGCTGATAATGCGAGAAAATATCAGCCAGAAACTTATGATCAGATTCTGTTTAGTTTCCATGGTTTACCTGAGCGTCAGCTTATCAAATGCGATCACTCTGGTCAGCATTGTCTGCAGAAAGATGATTGTTGTGCTACTTTAACAGACGTAAACAAATTTTGTTATTCGGCGCAATGTCATGATACGGCAAGACTGATTGCTGCAGAACTGAATATACCGGCATCACAGTATTCTGTATGTTTTCAATCCAGATTAGGAAAAGAACCATGGGTACAGCCTTATACTACAGATGTATTGAAAGAGCTGGCTGCCAAAGGCAAAAAAAGACTTCTGGTGTTCTGTCCTGCTTTTGTAGCTGATTGCCTGGAAACACTTTATGAAGTAACCGTTGAATATGGTGAAGAATTTAAAGAATTAGGTGGTGAAGAAGTACAACTGGTTTCCAGTTTAAATGATCACCCGCAATGGATTGCCACTTTGGTGAAAATGGTTAAAGACCATCACGGGAAATAAATGGCTCCAGATAGGTTAAAATCTGTCTGGTAGCTCCCTTTTTATCCTGAACATATTTTTTGGCAGCAGTTCCTGCATCGGCATCATGCTGTAATTTCTCAAAAGCAGATGATAGCTGAGGCATAGAGCTGATAGTTATTGCTGCGTTAATCTGCAATAAGTCTTTTGCTTCCTGGAATTTATCGTATTTAGGTCCGAAGATTACGGGTAAACCAAAAGCAGCGGCTTCCAGGGTGTTATGAATACTGACACCGAAACCTCCGCCAATATAAACCACCTTTCCATATTGATAAATTGAAGAAAGCAAGCCAATGTTGTCAATAAGCATAACCTGACTCTCGGGTTGAGAAACCTGTCCATCTAATTGAGTATAACGCAATGCACCGGGAATGAGTTTGACGAGCTGGTCTATATGAGAAGGGCCAATTTCATGAGGGGCAATGATAAACTTCCATTGCGGATAAGCGGCGATCAGAGCAATAATCAGCTGTTCATCCTGAGGCCAGGTACTTCCTGCAATAAAAACCGGAGCCTGTCCGCAGAATTCTTCAATAAGCGGTAATGGCTGAACAGTTAATACATTCTCTGCTACCCTGTCAAAGCGTGTATCACCACTAAGACTCACGTTTTTAAAATTTAATCCCTCCAAAAGATTCACGCTCTCTGTGTTCTGTACAAAAAAATGGGTTACACAATGAAGCATCTTGCGGTAAAAACCGCCGTACCATTTGAAAAATAATTGGTTGGGTCTGAAAATCCCTGAAATAATCAATAATGGTACTTTTCTTTCATGCAGTAACTGGAAATAATGATACCAGAATTCATATTTGGTGAAAATTGCAATTTCCGGCTGTATAAGATCTATAAAACGTCTTGCATTTTTTTTAGTATCCAGTGGAAGATAGAAAATGCCATCTGCGAGAGCGTAATTTTTACGGATTTCATAGCCCGAAGGAGAGAAGAAAGTAACTATGATTTTTTTTTCCGGATGTGTTTTTTTTAGTTCTTCTAAAACGGGTCTGCCCTGTTCAAATTCGCCCAGAGAGGCAAAGTGAAACCAGATGTGTTTTTGATTTCCGTCTGCTTTTTCTTTAATCTTACTAAAGATATTTTCTCTGCCTTTCAGGAATAATTTAGCCTTCAGGTTAAAGAACGAAACGATGTATATGAGCATCTTGTAAAGCGCAATCCCAAAATTATAAAGCAAAAGCATTTTGTTGTTTTTTATTATCTTAGCCGAAGATACTTGATTAAAATTTAAAATTTTCTGATTATATGTTAAGTCATTAGGCTTTAGTATGATGTATCTGAGTTCTGTTTGAAATCTGATCATCTGAATTTAAGCAGGCTGTGAGTTATTTAAACGAGTTAAATATATTTTAAAATATCTATATGAAAATTGCCGTAATCGGAACAGGTTATGTTGGGCTTGTGACAGGAACCTGCCTTGCTGAAACAGGTAATACTGTAATTTGTGTTGACATCAATGAAGCGAAGGTCCTGAAAATGCAAAATGGAGAGATTCCTATTTATGAACCAGGATTAGACGTCTTATTTCTTAGAAATATTGAACAAAAAAGATTGACTTTTACTACTGATCTGGCTGTGGCAGTAGCATCGGCACAGATTATCTTTATGGCTTTGCCAACGCCTCCGGGCGGGGATGGTGCAGCTGATTTATCTTATATCTTAGGGGCAGCTAAAGACATTGCCAAACTGGTTACTGAGTATAAAGTGATTGTTAATAAATCTACTGTTCCTGTAGGCACAGCCGATAAAGTACAGGCAGTATTTGCAGAACATACCAGTGTTAAAATAGATGTAGTTTCAAATCCTGAATTTTTACGTGAAGGGGTTGCAGTAGAAGATTTTATGAAACCTGACCGTGTTGTTATCGGGACAAGAAGTGAGCAGGCGCGAAAACTGATGGCAGAACTTTACGGGCCATATGTTCGTCAGGGGAACCCGGTTCTTTTTATGGACGAAAAATCCTCTGAACTGACTAAATATGCTGCTAATTCATTCCTGGCGACAAAAATTACCTTCATGAATGAAGTAGCCAATTTATGTGAGCTTGTTGGTGCTGATGTCGATGCTGTGCGCAGAGGAATCGGATCTGATGACAGAATTGGAAAACGTTTTCTTTTTCCTGGTATAGGATACGGAGGTTCCTGCTTCCCTAAAGATGTGCAGGCCCTGGCAAAATCTGCTGAAGAGAATAAATATGATTTCCAGATCCTTAAAGCTGTAATGAATATCAATGAGAAGCAAAAGACGGTATTGGTAAATAAATTATTAAGCTATTATCATGATGATTTGAAAGGCAAGCATTTCGCGTTATGGGGACTTGCTTTTAAACCTGAAACTGATGATATCCGTGAGGCTCCTGCTTTATACATTATAGATGAACTGATAGCAAAAGGAGCTACAGTTACAGTTTTTGATCCTGAAGGAATGGAAAATGTAAAAGCCCTGATTGGAGATAAAGTAGCTTATGCAAATAATCAGTACGATGCGCTGGACGCAGCTGATGCTTTGTTGATCGCTACTGAGTGGTCAGTTTTCCGTAATCCTGATTTTGAGAGAATGGAAGAGAAATTAGCCAGCAAGGTCATTTTTGATGGTCGTAATTTATACGATTTGCAGAAGATGATCGATTTAGGATATTATTACAACAGTATTGGCCGTAAATTGGTAGATTAATGGAGCGTAAAAGAGTATTGATTACCGGTGCAGCCGGATTTCTTGGTTCGCATTTGTGCGACAGATTTATTAAGGAAGATTATCATGTTATTGCGATGGATAACCTGATTACAGGTGATCTGCAAAATATTGAGCATCTTTTTGCATTAGAGAACTTTGAGTTTTCACATCATGATGTTTCCAAGTTTGTTTATGTACCAGGTAAACTGGATTATATCCTTCATTTTGCTTCTCCTGCAAGTCCGATAGATTATCTTAAAATTCCTATACAGACTTTAAAAGTAGGTTCGCTGGGAACACATAATCTTTTGGGTTTAGCTAAAAATAAGAAGGCCCGGATGATCATAGCTTCCACATCAGAAGTATATGGTGATCCAAGTGTAAATCCTCAGCCGGAAGAATATTGGGGAAATGTAAACCCCGTAGGTCCAAGAGGAGTATATGATGAGGCAAAACGTTTCCAGGAAGCTATGACAATGGCTTACCACACTTTTCATGGTTTGGAAACACGTATTGTACGCATATTTAATACTTATGGTCCCAGAATGCGTCTGAATGACGGACGTGTACTGCCGGCTTTTATCGGGCAGGCATTAAGAGGGGAGGACCTGACTGTTTTTGGTGATGGTTCACAGACCCGTTCTTTCTGTTATGTGGATGACCTGGTAGAAGGAATTTACAGACTGTTATTAAGCGATTATGCGCAACCTGTAAATATCGGGAACCCTGATGAAATTACTATCGGGCAGTTTGCCGAAGAAATCATTAAACTTACCGGTACTACGCAAAAAGTTATTTATAAAGATTTACCGGTAGATGATCCTAAACAACGCAGACCAGATATCACTAAAGCAAGGGCTCTGCTTAATTGGGAACCTAAAGTGAACCGTGCAGAGGGCTTGAAAATTACTTATGAATATTTCAAAAGTTTACCTGCAGAAGCATTAATAAACAAAGAACATAAAGATTTTACAACTTATAATCGTTAATTAGAAATGGCAAAAATATTAGTTACAGGAGGAACAGGATTTATTGGTTCTCATACTGCAGTTGAATTGATTAATGCAGGTTACGAAATAATTCTGGTAGACAACTTCTCAAATTCCAACAGAAGAATTCTTACACAACTGGAAACTATTCTTGGTCAGCAACCAGAGTTTGTAGAGCTGGACCTTTGTGATGAAGCTAAAGTGAAAGAATTCGTTGCGCTTCATCCTGAAATTACCGGAGTAATTCATTTTGCAGCCTATAAGGCAGTAGGTGAATCGGTACAGCAGCCACTTAAATATTACAGGAATAACTTTTATTCGTTAATCAACCTGATTAATGCTTTTGACAGTAAAATAGATCTGGTATTTTCATCGTCCTGTACCGTATACGGGCAGCCTGATCATTTACCGGTAACAGAAGACGCGCCTGTTAAGAAAGCAGAATCACCTTACGGAAATACAAAACAGATAGCAGAAGAAATTCTGGCCGAAACCTGTGCAGTTACCCCTGGTTTAAACGTAACGTCACTGCGTTATTTTAATCCGGTTGGTGCTCATGAAACAGCTCTGATTGGTGAATTGCCTATAGGTGTGCCTCAGAATCTGATTCCTTTTATCACACAATCAGCAATTGGTAAACGTGGTCCTATTACAGTTTACGGTGACGATTATAATACACCTGATGGCAGTGCAATCAGAGACTATATACATGTGGTAGATCTTGCCAAAGCACATGTTGCTGCAATTAAGCGTATGGAAAGTGGTAAAGCAGCTACTAATTATGAAGTCTTTAATTTAGGAACAGGCAAAGGCAGTTCTGTACTGGAAATTATCGGCGCTTTTGAAAAATCAACCGGTGTGAAATTAAACTATACAATAGGGGCAAGAAGAGAAGGAGATATTGAACAGGTATGGGGTGATGTAACCAAATCTGCTGCTCAGCTTGGCTGGAAGGCAGAACTGGGGATTGACCAGATGATGTCATCGGCATGGGCATGGGAAAACTACATTAAAGATAACCCCTTTTAAATGTTATTAAAAGATCATAAAGACCTTAAAGCAGCAATAACAGCAATCCCTGATAAAGAAAAGGATAAGTTATTGCTTCGTCTGATCGCAAAAGATAAAGTACTGACAGAGCATCTCCATTTTAAGTTACTGGAAGATAAAGCTGACCTTGAAGAAAGACATCAATTACTGAAACAGGAAATTGACGAATCAGTAGAAATACTGAATCAGATGAGAAAAGCAACTTCTAAAGATGCATTGCTTATACTGAGAAAGCTGAACGGCAGGGTTAATCATCATTATAAAGTGACTAAAGATCCTAATACAGAAGCAGAACTTAGATTGTACTTATTGAAAAGTGTACCTGCAGGTTATAACGAAAGTGTATTATCGCCGCTGGCTAAGTTTAATGAACGTTTGAAAACTTATTTTTTGAGAACAACACTGGCCTTATACAAAAAGTATCAGAAGCTGCATGAAGATTTACAGTATGATCTGAAAGATGAGTTTAATGCAGTCCTGCAAAAGCTGGAACAACAGGACTTAACAAAAGCGGCATCAGAATTGGGGTTGCCCAAAGAAGTTTAAAATACCTACAAAAAAGAAGATAAAAGATAGGAACAATGAAGAAGATTTTAATAACGGGAGGTGCAGGATTTATCGGTTCTCATGTAGTGAGAAGATTCGTTAATAAATATCCTGATTATCAAATCGTAAATCTGGATAAGTTAACATATGCTGGTAATCTTGCCAATTTAACAGATATAGAAGCAAACCCAAATTACAAATTTGTAAAGGCAGATATTACTGATGCAGAAGAAATCAATGCATTGTTCAAGCAGGAAAATTTTGATGCTGTAATCCACCTGGCAGCAGAGTCACATGTTGACAGATCTATTACAGATCCTACAGCATTTGTAATGACAAACGTAATTGGTACAGTTAACCTGCTTAATGCAGCAAGAGAATTCTGGAAAGGTGACTATCAGACTAAACGTTTTTATCATGTATCAACGGATGAAGTTTATGGCGCTTTAGGTGATACGGGTATGTTTACTGAAAGTACCAGTTATGATCCACATAGTCCTTATTCTGCTTCCAAAGCATCGTCAGATCATTTTGTAAGAGCTTATCATGATACTTATGGTATTGATATTGTAATCTCAAACTGTTCTAATAATTACGGATCTCATCACTTCCCTGAAAAGCTGATTCCACTGGCTATTAACAATATCAAAAATAGCCTCCCGGTACCGGTTTATGGCAAAGGAGAGAATATCCGTGACTGGTTATGGGTAGAAGATCATGCACGTGCTATTGATGTTATTTTTCATGAAGCTAAAACAGGAGAAACCTATAATATAGGTGGACACAATGAGTGGAAAAATATTGATCTGATCCATTTACTATGTAAAATCATGGATAAGAAATTAGGCCGCGGAGAAGGTGAGTCTGCTAAACTGATCACTTTTGTAACTGACCGTGCCGGACATGATTTGCGTTATGCAATTGATTCCACGAAGTTGCAGGAAAAACTGAACTGGGTGCCTAGTCTGCAGTTTGAAGAAGGGTTGGAGAAGACAGTAGAGTGGTATCTTGAGAATGAAGAATGGTTGAATAACGTTACTTCAGGAAACTATCAAAAGTACTATCAAACTCAGTATAACAGATAGTCCCGGAGCATAAGATATAAAAGTCTGTTATCCAATTCTGATGCGGAATTCCTCCTGGAAGGCCGTGAATGTCAGGATTGAGTAACAGACTTTTTGCGTAGCGGGATTGCTCTTTAATTATTCGTAACGCAATGCTTCTACCGGATCAAGTTTTGAGGCTTTCTTGGCGGGATAATAACCAGAAGCCACCCCAACCAGAACACACAGTGCAAATCCACCAAGGATGAATAGCCACGGTATAATAAATGAACCACCCATCATGAGTGAAATTGCATTTCCAAGCATTACACCAAACAGAATACCCATAGCACCTCCCATCAGACATATCATGACAGCTTCAATCAGAAACTGTTTTCTGATAACCGAAGGATTTGCGCCGATAGCCTTCCTGATCCCAATCTCACGGGTACGCTCAGTTACTGAAACCAGCATGATGTTCATCAGACCTATAGAAGCACCGATCAGGGTAATTACCCCAATGGCTACCCCACCGATTGCAATCATCGCAAGATCTTTAAACAAAGTCTGAGCAAGGGCATCACTTTTGGTTATTTCAAAGTCATTAGGCTCTTTGATTTTTATTTTACGTACATTCCTGAACTCGGCAGTTGCCTCCCCAATGACATTCTCCATCTGCTCCGGTTTAGTAACCATAATACTGATAGTATAAGAGGGGTTAGGAGATGCATTAATGACCTTTGCTTTATATAGCGGGATGAAGATAGCCCTGTCGGCACTGAATCCCATACTGGAACCCTTTGGAGCCAGTACACCAACTACTTTTAAACGGGTTCCACCTGCGGTAATAAATTTATCAACAGGAGACTCTTTTTTGAATAGGGAAGTACCAATCTCACTACCAATAATACAGACATTTGGTCCTTGTTCTGCCTCTTCAGCAGTGAAATTACGTCCGCTGGCAATATCTACCCCCTGAGACTTCAGTCCATTTTCGTCAATACCCCGGATATTGATATTCGGATTTGTTTTTTCCTGATTGTATTTTGCTGTAGCTCCACCAGAGGCAATTACGCTGATGGTGATTACAGCCGGAACATCCAGTTGTTTTTTTAAGGTAATTGCATCATCGTAGCGTATAGCTTTGGATGCTTTAGCCTGTTGACCGGGGCCACCAAAATTAATACCAGAACCTCTGTTCCTGATGGTAAAAGCATTTGCCCCCATATTGGAAAATGCATCCGTCATACTTGTTTTTACCGCATCCAGAGTAGTCAGAATCCCTACCAGCGCTGATAAACCAATGGCGATAATTAATGCAGTAAGCATAGTACGCAGACGGTTACTTTGTATAGATTGCAGGGCGAGCCTTATATTTTCTGTATAGGTCATTTCTTCTTGAGCTGATTTGGATGGGTTAAAAATAAAAAGTCCCGCTGTTAGGACAACGGGACTTTTAAAATGTTACAGGAAATTTTTTTTATTTATACTGAAAAACTGGTTCCACAACCACAGGTACTTTCTGCATTTGGATTACTAAAAGTAAAACCTCTTGAGTTTAATCCATCCTGCCAGTCTACCTGCATGCCCAGTAAATACATCTGGTGTGCTTTATTCATGAAAATTTTCATTCCACTAATGATAAATTCCTGATCTCCATCTTTTTTCTGGTCAAAGCCCAGCAAATAGCTCATGCCTGAACATCCGCCACCTTCAACACCAACGCGTAAACCAAAATCTTCAGCAATTTCCTGCTGATCTTTTAATTTCAAAAGTTCTTTTAAAGCCGTTTCAGTAAAAGAAACCGGTGCAAATGCTGTATCAACTGTACTCATGATATTTCTAATTTGGAATAACAAATATATCCTTATGGCGCACAAACATGTGGCTTTGGCTATCCAATAGCCGGATTGTCTGAGCAAAGATAATAACAAATGGTTTATAATGTATAAGATAAAAAGTGCAGGACAGTCAATTTGAGGTAAAGAATTAAAATGTCTCTTTATTTTTTGGCTGAGATTCAAATGGCCCGGAACAGATCAGGAATAAATTTTTGAAATTTCTAGAAATAAAAATACATTTTTGCTGAAGACAAATAGAAACAATGAACATACAATATTTTTTTACCCTCGTGGCCGTTCTGGCAGCAGGAGGGATCATCACTGTATTTTTTACCTGGTATCTGATTAGAAATGATCTTCAGAAATATTTCAGCATAAAATCTTTTGAGTCCGGAAAAGAAGAACGAAGTCAGTTACTTCCACTTCGTTTACAGGCACATGAACGTATGATAGTTTTTGTGGAAAGACTTAATCCTGCTAATCTTTTTATCCGCCTGCATCAGCAGGGAATCTCTGCCAGAGAGCTGCAATCAGTCATTCTGAATGAAATCAGATCAGAATATCAGCATAATGTGAGCCAGCAATTGTATGTATCAGCAGCAAGCTGGACAGTTATGCGTAAATTAAAAGAAGATACTATTGCCATGCTTAATAATGCTGTAGCAGGCCTGCCTGCCGATGCAAGTGGCGTAGAGCTGAGCAGAAAGGTTCTGGAGCATATGGCAGGAATTGCCGATAACCCATATGAGCTTACACTTCAGCTGATTCAAAAAGATATTCATCAGTTATTTTAATATGGAAGATAAAAAATTCGTTACCAGTTCAGGAATAGAAATCAAGGCAACTTATACCCTTGCTAAGCCAATGACTGAAATACCAGGTGAGTTTCCCTATACAAGAGGTATTCAGAAAGATATGTATCGTGGCAGATTGTGGACTATGCGTCAATACGCAGGTTTTAGCACCGCCGAAGAGTCAAATAAACGTTATCACTATCTTTTACAGCAAGGGACAATGGGTTTGTCTGTTGCGTTTGATCTGCCTACCCAGATCGGTTATGATTCTGATCATGAAATGGCTGAAGGTGAGGTTGGAAAAGTGGGGGTTGCCATTGATTCCCTGAAAGATATGGAAACTTTGTTTGATGGTATTGAACTGGAAAAAATAACTACTTCCATGACGATCAATGCCACTGCGTCTATTTTACTGGCGATGTATATTGCGCTGGCTAAAAAGCAGGGAGCAGATATCAGACAAATATCGGGAACTATACAGAATGATATCTTAAAAGAATACGCAGCCAGGGGCACTTATATTTACCCGCCTAAATCCTCAATGCGGATCATTACAGATATTTTTGAGTACTGCAGTAAAGAGGTTCCGAAATGGAATACGATCTCCATTTCAGGTTATCATATTCGTGAGGCCGGCTCTACAGCCGTGCAGGAACTGGCTTTTACGCTGGCCAATGGAAAAGCCTATTTGAATGCTGCTCTGGAAAAGGGACTCGATATCAATATTTTTGCTAAACGTCTTTCTTTCTTTTTCAATTGTCATAACAACTTTTTTGAGGAGATAGCAAAATTTCGTGCTGCCAGAAGAATGTGGGCTAATATTACCAAATCTTTGGGCGCGACAGATGAGAAGGCGCAAATGTTGCGTTTTCACACCCAAACGGGCGGCTCTACGCTCACGGCACAGCAACCGATGAATAATATCATCAGAGTGACTAATCAAGCCATGGCGGCCGTCCTTGGAGGTACGCAGTCTTTACATACCAATGGTTATGACGAAGCATTGTCTTTGCCTACTGAGGCAGCAGCAAAAATTGCTTTGCGTACACAGCAGGTTATTGCGTTTGAGAGTGGAGTGACAGAGACAGTAGATCCGCTGGCAGGTTCTTTCTTTGTGGAAAACCTGACTAACGAAATTGAAGCTGCTGCGCAGTTGTATATCGATAAGATTGATGCCATGGGCGGATCAGTAAATGCGATTGAAAATGGCTATATTCAGAATGAAATTGCGGATGCAGCTTATGCTTATCAGGTAGAGGTAGAAGAAGCAACCAGGGTAATTGTCGGGGTGAATAAATTTACACAGGAAAAAGAAGGTATTACCGATACGTTAAGGATAGATGAATCGATAAGAACGATACAGACTGATAAATTAAACCAGTTGAAAAAAGAGCGGGACAATGCGGCGGTAACAGCTGCACTGGTTAACCTGAAAAAGGCAGCTGAATCTACTGAAAACCTCATGCCGTTCATCCTGACAGCAGTGGAGTCCTATGCTACTTTAGGAGAAATTGCAGACGTGATGCGTAGTGTTTTTGGTGAGTATTAAATGTAATGTTAAAAAATAGTTATCCACATAAAAAATTTAGGTTAACTATGGTATTACTCTGCTGATTAGGTACTTACTAAATAAATGAAATTTTAGTTTTTTTTGTTGATAATTTTTTGAATCTTCGATCTCTCGGATCAGCAGTTTCTATAGGCTGATTTCGTTGGGTAAAATCATTAATATATTAAGGGCACTATGGAAAAAACTTGTACCGAAGTATGGAAAAACTGTCTTCAAATTATTAAGGACAATATCCCGAGCCAGAGTTTTAAAACCTGGTTCGAACCGATCTCTGCCCTTAAGCTGGATGGCAAAGTTTTAACTATTCAGGTACCCAGTTTATTTTTCTATGAATGGTTGGAGGAACACTATGTCGGCCTGCTGCGTAAGACTGTTAAAAAGCAGCTTGGAGACGATGGCAGGCTGGAGTACAACATTGTTGTGGACAAGTCTTCGAACAGTGGTTCTCCCTATACGACCAATATGCCTTCCAACGGTAACGGTGCAGAAGCTAAACTGCAATCCATGCCCATCCCTGTTTCTATCAACAAGGACATTAAAAACCCATTTATCATACCAGGTCTGAAAAAGCTGAATGTAGATCCTCAGTTAAATTCAAATTATACCTTTGAGAACTATATTGAGGGTGATTGTAACCGTCTTGCACGGTCGGCCGGTTATGCTGTTGCAGCAAAACCAGGGGGAACTTCCTTTAATCCCTTAATGATTTATGGCGGTGTAGGTTTGGGTAAAACCCATCTGGGACAGGCTATAGGAAATGAAATTAAAAGGACGATGCCGGATAAACTGGTTATTTATGTGTCCTGTGAGAAGTTCTGCCAGCAATTTGTAGACTCTCTGAAAAATAATACGATCAATGACTTTGTGAATTTCTATCAGGCAATGGACGTTATCATCATGGATGATGTGCATAATTTTGCCGGAAAAGAAAAAACGCAGGATATCTTCTTTCATATTTTCAATCATCTGCATCAGTCAGGTAAACAGGTTATTCTGACCTCTGATAAAGCGCCCAAAGATCTTGCCGGACTGGAAGAAAGATTACTAAGCAGGTTCAAATGGGGGCTTTCAGCAGATCTGCAGATTCCTGATCTGGAAACCAGGATTGCTATCCTGAGAAAGAAAATGTACGCAGATGGAATTGAACTTCCGCTGGAAGTTGTTGAATATGTTGCTAATAACATTGATAATAATGTCAGAGAGCTGGAAGGAGCGATGGTATCACTGCTTGCTCAATCTACTTTGAATAAAAAAGATATTGATCTTTCTCTGGCCAAACAGATGCTGAAGAACTTTATCAAAAACACCACCAAAGAGATTTCAATGGAGTACATACAAAAACTGGTATGTGAATACTTTGAAGTTCCTGTGGATATGGTGAAATCCTCTACCCGTAAAAGAGAAATTGTACAGGCAAGACAGATTTCTATGTATCTTTCTAAAAGCCATACCAAATCTTCGCTGAAAACGATAGGTGCTTTCTTTGGAGGCAGAGATCACTCTACTGTAATCTATGCCTGT
This portion of the Pedobacter lusitanus genome encodes:
- the hemH gene encoding ferrochelatase, whose amino-acid sequence is MGKKGILLVNLGTPDSPEVKDVRRYLDQFLMDERVIDINRLNRTLLVKGIIVPFRSPKTAKLYKEIWDENGSPLLYYSKIQAALVQEQLGPEYHVELAMRYQNPSIESALERMKAGLVESIQVIPLFPQYASASTGSVVQKVMEIVGKWQTIPPISFVSSFHDNEMMISTFADNARKYQPETYDQILFSFHGLPERQLIKCDHSGQHCLQKDDCCATLTDVNKFCYSAQCHDTARLIAAELNIPASQYSVCFQSRLGKEPWVQPYTTDVLKELAAKGKKRLLVFCPAFVADCLETLYEVTVEYGEEFKELGGEEVQLVSSLNDHPQWIATLVKMVKDHHGK
- a CDS encoding 3-deoxy-D-manno-octulosonic acid transferase, with protein sequence MLIYIVSFFNLKAKLFLKGRENIFSKIKEKADGNQKHIWFHFASLGEFEQGRPVLEELKKTHPEKKIIVTFFSPSGYEIRKNYALADGIFYLPLDTKKNARRFIDLIQPEIAIFTKYEFWYHYFQLLHERKVPLLIISGIFRPNQLFFKWYGGFYRKMLHCVTHFFVQNTESVNLLEGLNFKNVSLSGDTRFDRVAENVLTVQPLPLIEEFCGQAPVFIAGSTWPQDEQLIIALIAAYPQWKFIIAPHEIGPSHIDQLVKLIPGALRYTQLDGQVSQPESQVMLIDNIGLLSSIYQYGKVVYIGGGFGVSIHNTLEAAAFGLPVIFGPKYDKFQEAKDLLQINAAITISSMPQLSSAFEKLQHDADAGTAAKKYVQDKKGATRQILTYLEPFISRDGL
- a CDS encoding UDP-glucose dehydrogenase family protein, which produces MKIAVIGTGYVGLVTGTCLAETGNTVICVDINEAKVLKMQNGEIPIYEPGLDVLFLRNIEQKRLTFTTDLAVAVASAQIIFMALPTPPGGDGAADLSYILGAAKDIAKLVTEYKVIVNKSTVPVGTADKVQAVFAEHTSVKIDVVSNPEFLREGVAVEDFMKPDRVVIGTRSEQARKLMAELYGPYVRQGNPVLFMDEKSSELTKYAANSFLATKITFMNEVANLCELVGADVDAVRRGIGSDDRIGKRFLFPGIGYGGSCFPKDVQALAKSAEENKYDFQILKAVMNINEKQKTVLVNKLLSYYHDDLKGKHFALWGLAFKPETDDIREAPALYIIDELIAKGATVTVFDPEGMENVKALIGDKVAYANNQYDALDAADALLIATEWSVFRNPDFERMEEKLASKVIFDGRNLYDLQKMIDLGYYYNSIGRKLVD
- a CDS encoding UDP-glucuronic acid decarboxylase family protein, with amino-acid sequence MERKRVLITGAAGFLGSHLCDRFIKEDYHVIAMDNLITGDLQNIEHLFALENFEFSHHDVSKFVYVPGKLDYILHFASPASPIDYLKIPIQTLKVGSLGTHNLLGLAKNKKARMIIASTSEVYGDPSVNPQPEEYWGNVNPVGPRGVYDEAKRFQEAMTMAYHTFHGLETRIVRIFNTYGPRMRLNDGRVLPAFIGQALRGEDLTVFGDGSQTRSFCYVDDLVEGIYRLLLSDYAQPVNIGNPDEITIGQFAEEIIKLTGTTQKVIYKDLPVDDPKQRRPDITKARALLNWEPKVNRAEGLKITYEYFKSLPAEALINKEHKDFTTYNR
- the galE gene encoding UDP-glucose 4-epimerase GalE; translation: MAKILVTGGTGFIGSHTAVELINAGYEIILVDNFSNSNRRILTQLETILGQQPEFVELDLCDEAKVKEFVALHPEITGVIHFAAYKAVGESVQQPLKYYRNNFYSLINLINAFDSKIDLVFSSSCTVYGQPDHLPVTEDAPVKKAESPYGNTKQIAEEILAETCAVTPGLNVTSLRYFNPVGAHETALIGELPIGVPQNLIPFITQSAIGKRGPITVYGDDYNTPDGSAIRDYIHVVDLAKAHVAAIKRMESGKAATNYEVFNLGTGKGSSVLEIIGAFEKSTGVKLNYTIGARREGDIEQVWGDVTKSAAQLGWKAELGIDQMMSSAWAWENYIKDNPF
- the rfbB gene encoding dTDP-glucose 4,6-dehydratase encodes the protein MKKILITGGAGFIGSHVVRRFVNKYPDYQIVNLDKLTYAGNLANLTDIEANPNYKFVKADITDAEEINALFKQENFDAVIHLAAESHVDRSITDPTAFVMTNVIGTVNLLNAAREFWKGDYQTKRFYHVSTDEVYGALGDTGMFTESTSYDPHSPYSASKASSDHFVRAYHDTYGIDIVISNCSNNYGSHHFPEKLIPLAINNIKNSLPVPVYGKGENIRDWLWVEDHARAIDVIFHEAKTGETYNIGGHNEWKNIDLIHLLCKIMDKKLGRGEGESAKLITFVTDRAGHDLRYAIDSTKLQEKLNWVPSLQFEEGLEKTVEWYLENEEWLNNVTSGNYQKYYQTQYNR